A genomic stretch from Bradyrhizobium sp. 195 includes:
- a CDS encoding SDR family oxidoreductase, giving the protein MAAEKVALVTAGGSGMGAGAARRLAADGFRVAILSSSGKGEALAAELGGLGVTGSNKENDDLKRLVDGTLAKWGRIDVLVNSAGHGPRAPITEITDEQWHTGLDTYLLNVIRPTRLVTPIMQVQKGGAIINISTAWAFEPSAMFPTSAVFRAGLAAFTKIFTDTHAADNIRMNNVLPGWIDSLPQLDARRDTVPMKRYGKVEEVAATISFLASDGAAYITGQNIRVDGGLTRSV; this is encoded by the coding sequence ATGGCAGCAGAGAAGGTTGCGCTCGTTACCGCCGGCGGCAGCGGCATGGGGGCAGGGGCTGCGCGGCGGCTGGCGGCGGACGGGTTTCGCGTCGCGATCCTGTCGTCTTCCGGCAAGGGCGAGGCGCTGGCCGCCGAACTCGGCGGGCTCGGCGTCACCGGCTCGAACAAGGAGAACGACGACCTGAAGCGTCTCGTCGACGGCACTCTCGCGAAGTGGGGACGGATCGACGTCCTCGTCAACAGCGCTGGCCACGGGCCGCGCGCGCCGATCACCGAGATCACCGACGAGCAGTGGCACACCGGCCTCGACACGTATCTGCTGAACGTGATCCGTCCGACGCGGCTGGTGACGCCGATCATGCAGGTGCAAAAGGGTGGCGCCATCATCAACATCTCGACCGCCTGGGCGTTCGAGCCCAGCGCGATGTTCCCGACCTCGGCGGTGTTCCGCGCCGGCCTTGCCGCCTTCACCAAGATCTTCACCGACACCCATGCCGCCGACAACATCCGCATGAACAACGTTTTGCCGGGCTGGATCGACAGCCTGCCGCAGCTGGATGCGCGCCGCGACACCGTGCCGATGAAGCGCTACGGCAAGGTCGAGGAGGTCGCGGCGACGATCTCGTTCCTGGCCTCCGACGGCGCGGCTTACATCACCGGCCAGAACATCCGCGTCGACGGCGGGCTGACGCGCTCGGTCTGA
- a CDS encoding ABC transporter ATP-binding protein: MTASPPLISLQSVSRTYRTDGVAVTAVRNVSFEIAQGEIVAVMGPSGSGKSTLMNMIGLLDLPNEGAVYLQGADVAGLSEDRRSSLRARSIGFVFQSYNLLARHNAIENVALPLVYCGIARKERLARAEQSLQSVGMLHRAHHFPRQLSGGEQQRVAIARALIASPLIVLADEPTGALDSRTGAEILALFAALNRTGQTIVMITHDPGIATQCRRTIRLHDGELVSDETLVPILPKRSAVS; encoded by the coding sequence ATGACCGCCTCCCCACCCCTCATCAGCCTCCAGTCGGTCAGCAGGACCTATCGCACGGACGGGGTCGCGGTGACTGCGGTACGCAATGTCAGTTTCGAGATCGCGCAAGGCGAGATCGTCGCCGTGATGGGACCGTCCGGCTCCGGCAAATCGACATTGATGAACATGATCGGGCTGCTCGACCTGCCGAACGAGGGCGCCGTCTATCTCCAGGGCGCCGACGTCGCCGGTCTGTCGGAAGATCGCCGCTCGTCCTTGCGTGCCCGCAGCATCGGCTTCGTGTTCCAGTCCTACAATCTGCTTGCCCGCCACAATGCAATCGAGAACGTCGCGTTGCCGCTGGTCTATTGCGGCATCGCTCGCAAGGAACGTCTGGCGCGCGCCGAGCAGAGCCTTCAGTCCGTCGGCATGCTGCACCGGGCCCATCACTTCCCGCGGCAGCTCTCCGGCGGCGAGCAGCAGCGTGTCGCGATTGCGCGCGCACTGATCGCCTCCCCGCTGATCGTGCTCGCCGACGAGCCGACCGGCGCCCTCGACAGCCGCACCGGCGCCGAGATCCTGGCGCTGTTCGCCGCGCTCAACCGGACCGGTCAGACCATCGTGATGATCACGCATGATCCCGGCATCGCGACGCAGTGCCGCCGCACCATCCGCCTGCATGACGGCGAGCTCGTCAGTGACGAGACCCTGGTCCCGATCCTGCCGAAACGGAGCGCCGTGTCATGA
- a CDS encoding curlin subunit CsgB, whose protein sequence is MRKFLFASVALFALSSAAQAANTSTTVQVGLVNGSSVSQQGLTNDTSSTSQLGIVNTATTMQGTSSASLNNGSTVNQVGVQNTATTGQVAFGNNGSSITQNSFGPPALQNNAASVGQLSVFGINGSTVSQTAH, encoded by the coding sequence ATGCGTAAATTTCTTTTTGCTTCCGTTGCATTGTTCGCCCTGTCCTCCGCCGCGCAGGCCGCCAACACCTCGACCACGGTGCAGGTCGGACTCGTGAACGGCTCGAGCGTTTCGCAGCAGGGACTCACCAACGACACTTCCTCGACCAGCCAGCTCGGCATCGTGAACACTGCGACCACGATGCAGGGCACCAGCTCCGCCTCGCTCAACAACGGCAGCACGGTGAACCAGGTCGGCGTGCAGAACACGGCAACCACCGGTCAGGTCGCGTTCGGCAACAACGGCAGCTCGATCACCCAGAACTCGTTCGGGCCGCCCGCGCTGCAGAACAACGCCGCCAGCGTCGGCCAGCTCAGCGTGTTCGGCATCAACGGCAGCACCGTCTCGCAGACGGCGCACTGA
- a CDS encoding alkaline phosphatase family protein, with protein sequence MRRSLVLLSAGLTMLSAGLANGLASAQNNTPRNLILFIPDGLRALKVNPETAPAMAEVRDKGVNFKNSHSLFPTFTMANGSAMSTGHYLGDTGVFSNTIWTNYTSVPAGDTVVPFIENDAVLGDIDEHFKGDYLNEETILKLARDKGLSTAAIGKVGPTYQFDHTDKPEKAGLHSVVFDDSTGGKNGVALSDEVKDALTKAGLPAATPPRGDNSKAGDAKTPGTTSANVAQQAYFADVATKVVLPMFKARNKPFVLVFWSRDPDGSQHNTGDSLNQIKPGINGPTSMAGIKNADTNLAQLRKALDELGLAASTNIIVSADHGFSTISKESKTSPSAKVSYDDTPKDFLPMGFLALDLAKALDLPLFDPNDKNAKVEGNKHPKAGNGVLGKDPTKPDLVVATNGGSDLVYLPTKDKKLAAKTIKALLEQDYVSGLFVEDSLGRFPGTLPLSSINLRGKSATPTPSIVVNFRSYASDCGEAPTNCSVQVADTVLRQGQGMHGSFSRGDTMNFMAAIGPDFKAGFVDELPVSNADVGMTAVQLMGLRATQNGGLVGRVMSEALPNGDTPKAFKAVEKSKVSENGLQTVLNLQRVGSQRYFDAAGFPGRTLGLEVDAGKQKTAGK encoded by the coding sequence ATGCGCCGTTCACTGGTGTTGCTGTCCGCCGGACTGACAATGCTGTCCGCCGGACTTGCCAACGGACTTGCCTCCGCACAGAACAACACGCCCCGCAATTTGATCCTGTTCATTCCGGACGGCCTGCGCGCGCTGAAGGTCAACCCTGAAACGGCACCCGCCATGGCCGAGGTCCGCGACAAGGGCGTCAATTTCAAGAATTCGCATTCGCTCTTCCCGACCTTCACCATGGCCAACGGCTCGGCGATGTCGACCGGCCATTATCTCGGCGACACCGGCGTGTTCTCCAACACGATCTGGACCAATTACACCTCCGTGCCCGCCGGCGACACCGTGGTGCCCTTCATCGAGAACGACGCCGTGCTCGGCGACATCGATGAGCATTTCAAGGGCGACTATCTCAACGAAGAGACCATCTTGAAGCTGGCCCGCGACAAGGGCCTCAGCACCGCGGCGATCGGCAAGGTCGGCCCGACCTACCAGTTCGACCACACCGACAAGCCCGAGAAGGCCGGCCTGCATTCGGTCGTGTTCGACGACTCCACCGGCGGCAAGAATGGTGTCGCGCTATCGGACGAGGTGAAGGACGCGCTGACCAAGGCCGGCCTGCCCGCCGCCACGCCGCCGCGCGGTGACAATTCCAAGGCGGGCGATGCCAAGACGCCAGGCACCACGTCTGCCAACGTTGCCCAGCAGGCCTACTTCGCCGACGTCGCCACCAAGGTGGTGCTGCCGATGTTCAAGGCGCGCAACAAGCCGTTCGTGCTGGTGTTCTGGTCGCGCGATCCCGACGGCAGCCAGCATAACACCGGCGACAGCCTCAACCAGATCAAGCCCGGCATCAACGGCCCGACCTCGATGGCCGGCATCAAGAACGCGGACACCAACCTCGCCCAGCTCAGAAAGGCGCTCGACGAGCTCGGGCTCGCCGCCTCGACCAACATCATCGTGTCGGCCGATCACGGCTTCTCCACCATCTCCAAGGAGAGCAAGACCAGCCCCTCGGCCAAGGTCAGCTATGACGACACGCCGAAGGACTTCCTGCCGATGGGCTTTCTGGCGCTCGACCTCGCCAAGGCGCTCGACCTGCCGCTGTTCGACCCCAACGACAAGAACGCGAAGGTCGAAGGCAACAAGCATCCCAAGGCCGGTAACGGCGTGCTCGGCAAGGATCCCACCAAGCCCGATCTCGTCGTCGCCACCAATGGCGGTTCCGACCTGGTCTACCTGCCAACCAAGGACAAGAAGCTGGCGGCGAAAACCATCAAGGCGCTGCTCGAGCAGGACTACGTCTCCGGCCTGTTCGTCGAGGATTCGCTCGGCCGCTTCCCCGGCACGCTACCGCTGTCGAGCATCAATCTGCGCGGCAAGTCGGCAACGCCGACGCCGTCGATCGTCGTCAACTTCCGCTCCTATGCCAGCGATTGCGGCGAGGCGCCGACCAACTGCTCGGTGCAGGTCGCCGACACCGTGCTGCGCCAGGGACAGGGCATGCATGGCAGCTTCAGCCGCGGCGACACCATGAACTTCATGGCGGCGATCGGGCCGGACTTCAAAGCCGGCTTCGTCGACGAGCTGCCGGTCAGCAATGCCGACGTGGGCATGACGGCCGTCCAGCTCATGGGCCTTCGCGCCACCCAGAACGGCGGCCTGGTCGGCCGGGTGATGTCCGAGGCGCTGCCCAACGGCGACACGCCGAAAGCGTTCAAGGCGGTTGAGAAGTCGAAAGTCTCCGAGAACGGCCTTCAGACCGTGCTCAACCTCCAGCGCGTCGGCAGCCAGCGCTATTTCGACGCCGCCGGCTTCCCGGGCCGCACGCTGGGGCTCGAGGTCGACGCCGGCAAACAAAAAACGGCGGGGAAATAA
- a CDS encoding response regulator transcription factor: MSPDPKDSITPTPRERELMMLIARGLQNKNIAYELKISENTVRAHIGNIMRKYRLSNRTQIAIAFALHAAPLSLRRDLARIDRAKSDLRPTAPKPAQAPAQSSPVLTAPD, translated from the coding sequence ATGAGCCCGGATCCGAAGGATTCGATTACACCGACACCGCGCGAGCGTGAGCTGATGATGCTGATCGCCCGGGGGCTGCAAAACAAGAACATCGCCTACGAGCTCAAGATCTCGGAGAACACGGTTCGGGCGCATATCGGCAACATCATGCGCAAATACCGGCTTTCGAACCGAACGCAGATCGCGATCGCGTTTGCCCTGCACGCGGCGCCATTGTCGCTCCGCCGCGATCTTGCCAGGATTGACCGCGCCAAGTCCGACCTCCGTCCGACGGCGCCAAAGCCCGCGCAGGCGCCTGCTCAAAGTTCACCGGTGCTGACCGCGCCGGATTGA
- a CDS encoding curlin — MRITYFIATVAAFGALTAADAQAGNSASVLQFGTTNTSFISQSGGTSNSATTLQFGATNTATTLQTGSLLTVNNSVIGQGGTTATASNTALAGQVGGINSSLIGQIGANNTAGVGQLGILNGSTIIQQAP; from the coding sequence ATGCGGATCACCTATTTCATTGCAACGGTTGCAGCGTTCGGTGCGCTGACGGCCGCCGATGCACAGGCCGGCAACAGCGCCAGCGTGCTGCAGTTCGGAACGACCAACACTTCGTTCATTTCGCAGAGCGGCGGCACCAGCAACAGCGCCACGACGCTGCAGTTCGGCGCCACCAATACCGCGACCACCTTGCAGACGGGCTCGCTCCTGACCGTCAACAATTCGGTGATCGGGCAGGGCGGCACCACCGCGACTGCATCCAACACCGCGCTGGCCGGCCAGGTCGGTGGCATCAATTCGAGCCTGATCGGCCAGATCGGTGCCAACAACACGGCCGGCGTCGGACAGCTCGGAATCCTGAACGGCTCGACGATCATCCAGCAGGCTCCGTGA
- a CDS encoding outer membrane protein translates to MNKFLLAIASVVLGTASVQAADLAAHYTKAPVMAPAYNWTGFYVGGNVGGQWGSANPATTTLFPVAAYFADSSVTAIGSVGAQHINSSGVTGGFTAGYNWQVNNAVLGLEGDINYFGFKGSASSTALYPCCAPTTFTVNSSVSADWLATIRGRIGFLATPSWLIYATGGAAIAEVKGNFSFTDTFAGATESGAIRDTRVGWTAGLGGEYAVGNGWSLKAEYLYVDLGRSSMTSNNFNVGVALPAQTFTHSVDLRSNIVRVGVNYKFGGPVVARY, encoded by the coding sequence ATGAACAAGTTTTTGCTGGCGATCGCTTCGGTTGTCCTGGGGACCGCATCCGTTCAGGCGGCTGACCTCGCGGCGCATTACACCAAGGCGCCGGTGATGGCGCCGGCCTATAACTGGACCGGCTTCTACGTCGGCGGCAATGTCGGCGGGCAGTGGGGCAGCGCGAACCCCGCCACCACCACGTTGTTTCCGGTGGCCGCCTATTTCGCGGATTCGAGCGTGACCGCCATCGGATCGGTCGGCGCCCAGCACATCAACAGCTCCGGCGTGACCGGCGGCTTCACCGCCGGCTACAACTGGCAGGTCAACAACGCCGTGCTCGGCCTCGAGGGCGACATCAACTATTTCGGCTTCAAGGGCAGCGCGAGCAGCACGGCATTGTATCCCTGCTGCGCGCCGACCACCTTCACCGTCAATTCGTCGGTCTCGGCCGATTGGCTCGCCACCATTCGTGGCCGCATCGGCTTCCTCGCGACACCGAGCTGGCTGATCTACGCCACCGGCGGTGCCGCCATCGCCGAGGTGAAGGGCAATTTCAGCTTCACGGACACCTTTGCAGGCGCGACCGAGTCCGGAGCGATCCGCGACACCCGCGTCGGCTGGACGGCAGGTCTCGGCGGTGAATACGCCGTTGGCAACGGCTGGTCGTTGAAGGCCGAATATCTCTATGTCGATCTCGGCCGCAGCAGCATGACCAGCAACAATTTCAACGTTGGTGTGGCGTTGCCGGCCCAGACCTTCACCCATTCGGTCGATCTCAGGTCGAACATCGTGCGCGTCGGTGTGAACTACAAGTTCGGCGGACCCGTCGTCGCCAGGTATTGA
- a CDS encoding ABC transporter permease, with product MTMLQGFQIALHALRLNPLRSFLTMLGIVIGVASIVTVFAIGAGAQLRLQEQIRSIGANVLMITPGAVYQGGVRLKDGSKLTMTESDVQAILEQIPEIQAAAGSIAGTAQVIHEGKNWNTTINGTTTGHFMVRDWQLASGRYFSGSEEAGAGKVVILGSTVARELFAPGDDPIGAQIRIMKVPLEVVGVLDRKGPAQDDVAFVPLATAKLRFLGSASNINRDSVAYIIAKVAGDGQMAGARSEIENLLRQRHRIPAGQEDDFKVQDPAAAMEAQQGAIRTVALLLVAIASVSLLVGGISIMNVMIVSVTERTREIGIRRALGGRMRDIRLQFLCEALVLCLLGGAIGVAGGVTLSMTVARMAGWVTSIDGQAIGLALVFSIATGIIFGFYPAHKASKLSPIEALKTE from the coding sequence ATGACGATGCTCCAGGGCTTCCAGATTGCTCTGCACGCCTTGCGCCTCAATCCGCTGCGCAGCTTCCTCACCATGCTGGGCATCGTGATCGGCGTCGCCTCCATCGTGACGGTGTTTGCGATCGGAGCCGGCGCGCAGCTTCGCCTGCAGGAGCAGATCCGCTCGATCGGCGCCAACGTGCTGATGATCACCCCCGGCGCGGTCTATCAGGGCGGCGTGCGTCTCAAGGACGGCAGCAAGCTGACGATGACCGAGAGTGACGTGCAGGCCATCCTCGAGCAGATTCCGGAAATCCAGGCTGCGGCCGGCTCGATCGCCGGAACGGCGCAGGTCATCCACGAGGGCAAGAACTGGAATACCACCATCAACGGCACGACGACGGGGCATTTCATGGTGCGCGACTGGCAGCTTGCGAGCGGGCGCTATTTTTCCGGCTCCGAGGAGGCAGGCGCCGGCAAGGTGGTGATCCTCGGCAGCACGGTCGCGCGCGAGCTGTTCGCGCCCGGCGACGACCCGATCGGCGCGCAGATCCGGATCATGAAGGTGCCGTTAGAGGTGGTCGGCGTGCTCGATCGCAAGGGACCGGCGCAGGACGACGTCGCCTTCGTGCCGCTCGCCACCGCCAAGCTGCGCTTTCTCGGCAGTGCCAGCAACATCAATCGGGATTCGGTTGCCTACATCATCGCCAAGGTGGCCGGCGACGGCCAGATGGCGGGTGCCCGATCGGAGATCGAGAACCTGCTGCGGCAGCGCCACCGCATCCCCGCCGGCCAGGAGGACGATTTCAAGGTCCAGGATCCCGCCGCCGCGATGGAAGCGCAGCAGGGCGCGATCCGCACTGTCGCGCTGCTGCTCGTTGCCATCGCCTCGGTCTCGTTGCTGGTCGGCGGCATCAGCATCATGAATGTCATGATCGTCTCGGTCACCGAACGCACGCGGGAGATCGGAATCCGCCGCGCGCTGGGCGGGCGGATGCGGGACATCCGCCTGCAGTTCCTCTGCGAAGCGCTTGTGCTCTGCCTGCTCGGCGGCGCCATCGGTGTCGCCGGCGGCGTCACGCTCTCGATGACAGTCGCCCGCATGGCAGGATGGGTCACCTCGATCGACGGTCAGGCGATCGGTCTTGCCCTGGTCTTCTCGATCGCCACCGGCATCATCTTCGGTTTCTATCCCGCCCACAAAGCATCCAAGCTCAGCCCGATCGAGGCGCTCAAAACGGAGTGA
- a CDS encoding curlin encodes MKHHLGCAGAIMLALCSVGAGSAGAQTADIKTIVSVGGPPVVLNQNSQLNMAGVFMIGGSTSATVTQNGTNNATGVLQFGGTTSASIGQTGANNLAFVGQTGQSATSLISQLGAMNAGTVAQFGTVNASTIVQTGP; translated from the coding sequence ATGAAACATCATTTGGGATGCGCGGGCGCCATCATGCTCGCTTTGTGCTCGGTCGGCGCCGGGTCGGCCGGTGCCCAGACCGCCGACATCAAGACCATCGTCTCGGTCGGCGGCCCGCCCGTCGTGCTCAATCAGAACAGTCAGCTCAACATGGCGGGCGTGTTCATGATCGGCGGCAGTACCAGTGCGACCGTGACGCAGAACGGCACCAACAATGCCACGGGCGTTCTGCAATTCGGCGGGACGACTTCCGCATCGATCGGGCAGACGGGAGCGAACAATCTCGCGTTCGTCGGTCAGACCGGTCAGTCGGCGACCAGCCTGATATCCCAGCTCGGCGCGATGAACGCGGGCACGGTGGCGCAATTTGGCACGGTCAACGCCTCGACGATCGTCCAGACCGGCCCGTAA
- a CDS encoding peroxiredoxin, producing MTLPIGTTAPDFEAETTEGKIKFHDWIGNSWALLFSHPKDFTPVCTTELGALAKLKPEFDKRGVKLMGLSVDPVDRHAKWSEDIKETQGAAPNYPMIGDTDYNVSKLYGMLPAAISGDPLTRTAADNQTVRNVFVIGPDKKIKLVLVYPMTTGRNFQEILRVIDSLQLTAKHRVATPADWSQGEDVIIAGSVSNDEAKTIYPQGWKEPKPYIRIVPQPK from the coding sequence ATGACACTCCCGATCGGCACCACTGCACCCGACTTCGAAGCCGAGACCACCGAAGGGAAGATCAAGTTCCACGACTGGATCGGCAACAGCTGGGCGCTCCTGTTCTCGCATCCGAAAGACTTCACGCCGGTCTGCACGACCGAGCTCGGCGCGCTCGCCAAGCTGAAGCCGGAGTTCGACAAGCGCGGCGTCAAGCTGATGGGCCTGTCGGTCGATCCGGTCGACCGCCATGCCAAATGGTCGGAAGACATCAAGGAGACGCAAGGCGCAGCTCCCAACTATCCGATGATCGGCGACACCGATTACAACGTCTCGAAGCTCTACGGCATGCTGCCGGCCGCGATCTCGGGCGATCCCCTCACCCGCACCGCGGCCGACAACCAGACCGTCCGCAACGTCTTCGTCATCGGGCCGGACAAGAAGATCAAGCTGGTGCTGGTCTACCCGATGACGACGGGGCGGAACTTCCAGGAGATCCTGCGCGTCATCGACTCGCTCCAGCTCACCGCCAAGCATCGCGTCGCCACCCCCGCGGACTGGTCGCAGGGCGAGGACGTCATCATCGCGGGCTCGGTCTCCAATGACGAGGCCAAGACGATCTACCCGCAGGGCTGGAAGGAGCCGAAGCCCTACATCCGCATCGTGCCGCAGCCGAAGTAA
- a CDS encoding response regulator transcription factor, translating to MNSGQAIVYIVDDEIQIRTAIGSLCEETGHQVKLFASTEEFLAENISPGPACLVLDVRFPGTSPTGLELQRRLAETGVPIPIVFISGHSDVRVSVEAMKRGAVEFLPKPFREQEILDAIRHGIERDRRRLEREDTVREARQRVETLTAREREIMLLMAEGLVAKQIAARLGVSEVTAKVHRARMMRKLELRTPIEVVRLIDSMEREAGTTRAGMG from the coding sequence ATGAATTCAGGTCAAGCCATAGTTTATATCGTTGACGACGAGATTCAGATTCGAACCGCGATCGGAAGTCTGTGCGAGGAGACCGGACACCAGGTGAAGCTGTTCGCTTCGACGGAAGAATTCCTCGCGGAGAATATTTCGCCCGGGCCTGCGTGCCTTGTGCTCGATGTCCGCTTTCCGGGCACGTCGCCGACCGGCCTCGAGCTTCAGCGCCGGCTCGCCGAGACGGGCGTGCCTATCCCGATCGTCTTCATCAGCGGCCATTCCGACGTCCGCGTCTCGGTCGAAGCCATGAAGCGCGGCGCGGTCGAATTTCTGCCAAAACCCTTTCGCGAGCAGGAGATCCTCGACGCGATCCGGCATGGCATCGAGCGCGATCGCAGGCGGCTCGAACGCGAAGACACGGTGCGGGAAGCCCGCCAGCGGGTCGAGACGCTGACGGCGCGAGAACGCGAGATCATGCTGCTGATGGCCGAAGGGCTCGTCGCCAAGCAGATCGCGGCGCGGCTCGGCGTGAGCGAAGTGACGGCGAAGGTCCATCGCGCCAGGATGATGCGAAAGCTGGAGCTGCGTACGCCGATCGAAGTGGTGCGGCTGATTGACAGCATGGAGCGCGAAGCGGGGACGACACGCGCCGGCATGGGATAG
- a CDS encoding efflux RND transporter periplasmic adaptor subunit, with translation MRFVPIIALLGTGCSLAAIYIAGPAVITGAAGSAADRASHVLDSTRRLLVPAGRDVPTFGSDAPMFRYASIQRGSIEQTVTVTGALQPVKTIEVGSQLSGQLARVYVDFNDTVTKDQPLALIDPRSFAAKVDEAKASLAVANSLVDIARAKLDRARIDLQNARGSRDVLAAKLESAQAVKSSAQKTLQRKLALQSQNVVATSTVDDAQTEFTARLAQEREAEILMSLNSYSVEGAQADVRRIEAELQQARMAVPEKAAVLAAAQADLDRTVIRSPIDGVVVGRFVNEGQTLAVGLESRTTFVVAHRLEDMEIHAQVDEADIGRIAPSQRAHFTVDAYPDRRFEAVVRQVRKAPQNQQHVVTYTVVLATSNLDGALLPGMTALVKIVIERQDDVLKVPLAALRFQPSGTRPDSGSTRSGVWVRTASGALQRIAVTVGAAGIEQVALKSGDLDEGSQVAVGQAIRPAGFEFLGIRFGS, from the coding sequence ATGCGATTTGTACCAATTATTGCCTTGCTCGGAACTGGGTGCAGCCTCGCCGCGATCTACATCGCGGGGCCCGCCGTCATCACCGGCGCGGCCGGGAGCGCTGCGGACAGGGCGTCGCACGTCCTGGACTCCACCAGGCGGCTGCTCGTGCCTGCTGGGCGAGACGTCCCGACTTTCGGGTCGGATGCGCCAATGTTCCGCTATGCCTCGATCCAGCGCGGCAGCATCGAGCAGACCGTCACCGTCACTGGTGCCCTGCAGCCGGTCAAGACGATCGAGGTCGGTTCCCAATTGTCCGGGCAGCTCGCCCGGGTCTATGTCGATTTCAACGACACCGTCACCAAGGATCAGCCGCTCGCCTTGATCGATCCGCGCAGCTTTGCGGCCAAGGTCGACGAAGCCAAGGCCTCCCTCGCCGTCGCCAATTCCCTGGTCGACATCGCACGGGCCAAGCTCGATCGCGCCAGGATCGACCTGCAAAATGCCAGGGGCAGCCGGGACGTGCTCGCGGCCAAGCTCGAAAGCGCCCAGGCGGTCAAGAGCTCGGCGCAGAAGACCCTGCAGCGGAAGCTGGCGCTCCAGTCGCAAAACGTGGTGGCGACGTCGACGGTCGACGACGCGCAGACGGAGTTCACCGCCCGCCTCGCCCAGGAGCGCGAGGCCGAGATCCTGATGTCCCTCAACTCCTATTCGGTGGAGGGCGCGCAGGCCGACGTCCGCCGGATCGAGGCGGAGTTGCAGCAGGCACGCATGGCCGTGCCGGAGAAAGCGGCCGTTCTCGCCGCGGCCCAAGCCGATCTCGACCGCACCGTGATCCGCTCGCCGATCGATGGTGTCGTCGTCGGCAGGTTCGTCAACGAGGGCCAGACGCTCGCGGTCGGATTGGAATCGCGCACCACCTTCGTGGTGGCGCATCGCCTGGAAGACATGGAAATTCACGCGCAGGTCGACGAAGCCGATATCGGCCGCATCGCCCCTAGCCAGCGCGCGCATTTCACCGTGGACGCCTACCCGGACCGCCGCTTCGAGGCGGTGGTGCGGCAGGTGCGCAAGGCGCCGCAGAACCAGCAGCACGTCGTCACCTACACCGTGGTCCTCGCGACCTCGAATCTGGACGGCGCGCTGCTCCCCGGAATGACCGCGCTGGTGAAGATCGTGATCGAGCGGCAGGACGACGTTCTGAAGGTGCCGCTCGCCGCACTGCGTTTCCAGCCCTCCGGCACGCGGCCGGACTCAGGCAGCACGCGCAGCGGAGTGTGGGTCCGCACCGCAAGCGGCGCGCTCCAGCGCATTGCCGTCACGGTGGGCGCGGCCGGCATCGAACAGGTCGCACTCAAGAGCGGAGATCTCGACGAGGGCAGCCAGGTTGCCGTCGGCCAGGCGATCCGCCCGGCGGGCTTTGAATTTCTCGGAATCAGGTTCGGATCATGA
- a CDS encoding GNAT family N-acetyltransferase, with product MSDLQIRNLRPGEISLATDWAAAEGWNPGLSDAACFAVPDAQGFFVGEIDGEPVATVSCVNYDDRFAFLGFYIVRADVRGSGHGLRIWNAAIAHAGARVIGLDGVVAQQDNYRKSGFQLAYANIRYGGIAAAPVEPPVDVVALDKIPFANVETDDATVFPARRSAFLRAWINTSGHAGRALVRDGRLAAWGVIRPCRTGHKIGPLVADDRAAAETIVQALLASADIGEVFLDVPAFNREAIALAEALGLKPVFETARMYTGPIAPLHIDRVFGVTSFELG from the coding sequence ATGAGTGATTTGCAGATCCGCAATTTGCGCCCCGGGGAGATCTCTCTCGCCACCGACTGGGCCGCGGCCGAGGGCTGGAATCCGGGCCTCAGCGATGCCGCCTGCTTCGCGGTTCCCGACGCGCAAGGCTTCTTCGTCGGCGAGATCGATGGCGAACCGGTCGCGACCGTTTCCTGCGTCAACTACGACGACCGCTTCGCCTTCCTCGGCTTCTATATCGTGCGCGCAGACGTGCGCGGCTCTGGCCACGGCCTGCGCATCTGGAATGCGGCGATCGCGCATGCGGGCGCGCGCGTGATCGGGCTCGACGGCGTCGTGGCGCAGCAGGACAATTACAGGAAATCCGGCTTCCAGCTCGCTTACGCCAACATCCGCTATGGCGGCATCGCCGCCGCGCCCGTGGAGCCGCCGGTCGATGTCGTTGCGCTCGACAAAATCCCGTTTGCAAATGTGGAGACCGACGATGCCACCGTTTTCCCGGCCCGGCGCAGCGCCTTCCTGCGCGCCTGGATCAACACGTCGGGCCATGCTGGACGCGCGCTCGTGCGCGACGGCAGGCTCGCCGCATGGGGCGTGATCCGGCCGTGCCGGACCGGCCACAAGATCGGCCCGCTCGTCGCCGACGACCGCGCGGCGGCGGAGACGATCGTGCAGGCCCTGCTTGCGAGCGCCGATATCGGCGAAGTCTTCCTCGACGTCCCCGCCTTCAATCGCGAGGCGATCGCGCTCGCGGAGGCGCTCGGGCTCAAGCCGGTGTTCGAGACCGCGCGGATGTACACGGGGCCGATTGCGCCGCTGCACATCGACCGCGTCTTCGGCGTGACCAGCTTTGAGCTAGGTTAG